The proteins below are encoded in one region of Aequorivita iocasae:
- a CDS encoding nitroreductase family protein, whose translation MILDLIKNRRAVFPAQYNNQPITKEEILSILESANWAPTHKRTEPWRFKIFHGVSQVALGKFLAETYKQTTENFSEFTYNKFMDNPVKAGCVIAICMQRDPKESIPEWEEIAATAMAVQNMWLTAHDMHIGAYWASPGILKYMDKFIQLEEGEQCLGFFYLGKYDGDLPEGVRNSSIEEKTVWV comes from the coding sequence ATGATTTTAGACCTTATAAAGAACCGCCGAGCGGTTTTTCCTGCACAATACAACAATCAGCCCATTACCAAAGAAGAAATTTTAAGCATACTTGAAAGTGCAAATTGGGCGCCTACACATAAACGTACGGAACCTTGGCGCTTCAAAATTTTTCATGGGGTATCTCAAGTTGCTTTGGGAAAATTCCTTGCCGAAACCTACAAACAAACTACCGAGAATTTTTCAGAATTCACATACAATAAATTTATGGACAATCCGGTTAAGGCAGGTTGTGTAATAGCTATCTGTATGCAGCGCGACCCAAAGGAAAGCATTCCAGAATGGGAAGAAATTGCCGCAACAGCAATGGCGGTGCAGAACATGTGGCTTACGGCACACGACATGCATATTGGCGCTTATTGGGCTTCTCCTGGCATTTTAAAGTATATGGACAAATTCATTCAATTGGAAGAAGGAGAGCAATGCCTCGGTTTTTTCTACTTGGGAAAATATGATGGAGATTTACCCGAAGGCGTACGCAATAGCAGTATTGAAGAAAAAACTGTTTGGGTGTAA
- a CDS encoding NAD(P) transhydrogenase subunit alpha, giving the protein MDFITHHLQEIYFVLFCVFIGIEVIANVPAILHTPLMSGANAISGVILVGAILLMLRVPQDDYLNLTLGGIAVFLGTLNISGGFFVTGRMLKMFKPKK; this is encoded by the coding sequence ATGGATTTTATAACCCATCATCTTCAGGAAATTTACTTTGTTTTATTTTGTGTATTTATCGGTATTGAAGTAATTGCGAATGTGCCGGCCATTCTCCATACTCCGCTTATGAGTGGTGCAAACGCCATTAGCGGCGTTATTTTGGTTGGAGCAATTCTCTTAATGCTCCGGGTGCCACAGGATGATTACCTCAACCTTACGTTAGGGGGTATTGCGGTTTTTCTCGGTACCCTTAATATTTCGGGAGGCTTCTTTGTTACCGGACGGATGCTAAAAATGTTTAAGCCGAAAAAATAG
- a CDS encoding sigma-54-dependent transcriptional regulator encodes MLQKENILIVDDDINILELIQRHLQALDYHTYKAVSVKEAVAILRDTDIDLLITDLKMPEVDGFQLIKFVSEHYPNIPKLVVTGYPSVQDALSAIKSGAVDYLVKPFTKDELKNAVIKSLSTKRKRKSIPEKSHQGKYNEIIGDSEAIKNVTQIIERVKDNKATIFISGESGTGKELVARSIHYNGKFSSAPFIAVNCGGIPENLLESELFGYVKGAFTGANDTREGFFQAANGGTVFLDEIGNASLAVQARLLRVLQEKEVVKVGARKGEKIDVRIIAATNGNLREMIAKETFREDLYYRLTVVEINVPPLRERKEDIPLLADKFLLKYGNEYKDRYITIDTEAKTLLLRYEWPGNIRELENVIQRAVIMCDRSIGVNDLPEVLKYQINFPEEGLLSLKEMEKKYIQKVLAATNNNQTKAAEILQIDRKTLRGKIKE; translated from the coding sequence ATGCTGCAAAAGGAAAACATTCTGATAGTTGATGACGATATTAATATCCTTGAGCTTATCCAGCGGCATCTTCAGGCGCTCGATTACCATACCTATAAGGCCGTTTCGGTCAAGGAGGCAGTGGCTATCCTTCGCGATACCGATATAGATTTATTGATAACCGATCTTAAAATGCCTGAAGTTGATGGTTTCCAGCTCATCAAGTTTGTTTCCGAGCATTATCCAAATATACCCAAACTTGTGGTTACAGGTTATCCATCGGTGCAGGACGCCCTATCGGCAATCAAGTCGGGAGCAGTAGATTATTTGGTAAAACCCTTTACAAAAGATGAATTAAAAAATGCCGTTATAAAATCACTTTCCACAAAAAGGAAACGGAAATCTATCCCCGAAAAATCGCATCAAGGCAAATACAACGAAATAATTGGTGACAGCGAAGCCATTAAAAATGTGACCCAAATAATTGAACGGGTAAAGGACAATAAAGCTACAATCTTTATAAGTGGTGAAAGCGGAACGGGAAAGGAACTGGTGGCTCGCTCCATCCATTACAATGGTAAGTTTTCCAGCGCGCCTTTTATCGCGGTAAACTGCGGAGGTATACCCGAAAACCTTTTGGAATCGGAACTTTTTGGCTATGTAAAAGGAGCATTTACTGGGGCCAATGACACCAGGGAGGGATTTTTTCAGGCGGCAAATGGCGGCACTGTTTTTCTCGATGAAATTGGCAATGCCTCCTTGGCGGTACAGGCTCGGCTTTTGCGCGTATTGCAGGAAAAAGAGGTGGTAAAGGTAGGCGCCCGGAAGGGTGAAAAAATAGATGTTCGCATCATTGCAGCAACTAATGGCAATCTCCGCGAAATGATTGCCAAGGAAACTTTTAGGGAAGATCTCTATTACCGATTGACGGTGGTAGAAATAAACGTGCCGCCACTGCGGGAACGAAAAGAGGACATTCCACTTTTGGCGGATAAATTTCTGTTGAAATATGGTAATGAATATAAAGACCGATATATCACGATAGATACCGAGGCCAAAACGTTATTATTGCGGTACGAATGGCCTGGAAATATTCGGGAACTTGAAAACGTGATCCAGCGGGCGGTAATTATGTGCGACCGGTCCATTGGGGTAAACGACTTGCCCGAAGTATTAAAATATCAAATCAATTTTCCGGAGGAAGGGCTTCTTTCCTTGAAGGAAATGGAAAAAAAATACATCCAAAAAGTACTTGCCGCCACCAATAATAACCAAACAAAAGCTGCGGAAATTCTTCAGATAGACCGCAAAACGCTTCGGGGAAAGATTAAAGAATAG
- a CDS encoding GreA/GreB family elongation factor, translating into MKYGNLILEKKEYVFLKRLLNVSGYYKDENTKTSLKKLSGELTSAIIYDNEQMPADVIRFNSMVSVTSGTWQSKFQLVVPTARDISANKISILAPMGSAVMGYAEGDSVIWNFPNGKKELIIVKVTQTERLIDIDVVL; encoded by the coding sequence ATGAAATACGGAAATTTGATATTGGAAAAAAAGGAATATGTTTTCTTAAAGCGGCTGTTAAACGTAAGCGGCTATTACAAAGATGAAAATACAAAAACATCCTTAAAAAAATTAAGCGGTGAGCTAACTAGCGCAATTATATACGATAATGAACAAATGCCTGCTGATGTAATTCGATTTAACAGTATGGTTTCGGTTACATCGGGAACATGGCAGTCAAAATTCCAATTGGTTGTTCCTACGGCCCGAGATATTTCTGCAAATAAAATATCCATTTTGGCTCCTATGGGCTCCGCTGTTATGGGCTATGCCGAAGGAGATTCAGTAATCTGGAATTTTCCAAATGGCAAAAAGGAACTTATCATTGTGAAAGTGACACAAACGGAAAGACTCATAGATATTGATGTGGTGCTATAG
- a CDS encoding BlaI/MecI/CopY family transcriptional regulator, whose product MKQLTKAEEDIMQILWDLEEANVASIIEQLPEPKPAYNTVSTIVRILESKDFVDYRKEGRGHIYFPKVKKTEYSNQSLNKLMDGYFQGSFKSMVSFFMKKNDISIQEMEAIMNEINSEKTEK is encoded by the coding sequence ATGAAACAATTAACAAAAGCAGAAGAAGATATTATGCAAATCCTTTGGGATTTGGAAGAAGCCAATGTTGCCTCAATTATAGAACAATTGCCCGAGCCAAAGCCTGCCTATAATACGGTCTCCACCATTGTCCGAATTCTTGAAAGCAAGGATTTTGTGGATTATAGAAAAGAAGGGCGGGGCCATATTTATTTTCCAAAGGTGAAGAAAACGGAATATAGCAACCAATCCCTTAATAAATTGATGGACGGCTACTTTCAAGGTTCCTTTAAAAGTATGGTTTCTTTTTTTATGAAAAAAAATGATATCAGCATTCAGGAAATGGAAGCCATCATGAATGAAATTAATTCTGAAAAGACCGAAAAATGA
- a CDS encoding sensor histidine kinase: MTLEKNLKERIKELTCLYEVSSIIVNNDYKELDKTLFSIALSIRKSLQFSKYASVEISASPFHLISSPLPIKSVFIKSDIHIFNEPKGIIKIHYPANKYTKQDFLQEEKKLLKNVAINVGDLLERVAIREKEAFMKRKMERADRLGILGEITAGIAHELNTPLANILGFAELVKSKQPENSQITQDLDKIINSAIFSREVVKKLMFFACEMPQNMSEANIVPIIRDAINLLDPTFKKNNIHYKISLPQNEVLLRADTIQLTQVIFNLVLNAIYFSPAEGTIGISLKENRQEIVLKIADEGPGISPENLNKIFQPFFTTKPVGDGSGLGLSVVHGIIKGHGGTIDYKANQPTGAVFIITFPKKTLNHAAKGKHSDS; encoded by the coding sequence ATGACCTTGGAAAAAAATCTTAAGGAACGCATAAAGGAACTTACCTGCCTTTACGAAGTGTCGTCTATAATCGTCAACAACGATTATAAGGAACTGGACAAGACGCTGTTCTCCATTGCCCTGAGCATCCGCAAATCTTTGCAGTTTAGCAAATATGCCAGTGTAGAAATCAGTGCGTCCCCGTTTCATTTAATTTCTTCCCCGCTACCCATAAAATCTGTTTTCATTAAAAGTGACATTCATATCTTTAACGAACCCAAGGGAATTATAAAAATACATTACCCGGCCAATAAATACACAAAACAGGATTTCCTGCAGGAAGAAAAAAAATTGTTAAAGAACGTGGCGATCAATGTGGGCGATCTTTTGGAACGGGTGGCAATCCGTGAAAAGGAGGCCTTTATGAAGCGAAAAATGGAACGTGCGGACCGTTTGGGAATATTGGGAGAAATAACTGCGGGAATTGCCCACGAGCTCAATACCCCCCTTGCCAATATTCTGGGTTTTGCCGAACTGGTAAAGAGCAAACAGCCAGAAAATTCCCAAATCACTCAGGATCTGGATAAGATTATCAACAGTGCCATCTTCTCTCGGGAAGTGGTTAAAAAGCTAATGTTTTTTGCTTGTGAAATGCCACAGAATATGAGCGAAGCAAACATAGTGCCTATAATTCGGGATGCCATAAACTTATTGGATCCCACTTTCAAAAAGAACAATATTCATTACAAAATCAGCCTTCCCCAAAACGAGGTGCTGCTGCGGGCAGATACCATTCAGCTTACGCAGGTAATATTCAATTTGGTGTTGAATGCAATATACTTTTCTCCTGCCGAAGGTACCATTGGCATAAGTTTAAAAGAAAACCGACAAGAAATTGTTTTAAAAATAGCAGACGAGGGTCCCGGTATCTCCCCTGAAAATTTGAATAAAATATTCCAACCATTTTTCACAACAAAACCGGTAGGGGATGGTTCTGGACTTGGGCTCAGCGTGGTCCATGGCATCATAAAAGGCCATGGCGGCACTATAGATTATAAGGCCAACCAACCTACAGGGGCTGTTTTTATTATTACTTTTCCTAAAAAAACACTAAACCATGCTGCAAAAGGAAAACATTCTGATAGTTGA
- a CDS encoding NAD(P) transhydrogenase subunit alpha gives MIERLQPKTLGVIKTPDDPRVCLLPKEIMRLTSELKLDILIEQGLGSSLQIEDAEYVLAGAICQCRETILKNADIIISINHTFSEVDSREGVCFIGIFNPLFHKSALALYQARAATVYSLDLLPRTSLAQSMDVLSSMASLAGYKAVLKAAEMFKGVFPMFTTAAGTLTPVKILVLGAGVAGLQAIATARRLGAVVEAFDVRKSAGEEVRSLGATFIEVDGYTESATAGGYAVEQSEEYQHQQKELIHTHILSSNIVISTANIPGKKAPLLIETRSVEAMRPGSIIIDMAAEQGGNCELSKNKELVHHNGVAILGHSNLSSEIPTAASLLLSNNYYAFLKYMANSEDPTKDPLLSACKLMQRGNWTHPHFIKNLQTA, from the coding sequence ATGATAGAACGGCTCCAGCCCAAAACATTAGGTGTCATTAAAACGCCAGACGATCCACGGGTTTGTTTGTTGCCCAAGGAAATAATGCGGCTTACCTCTGAGTTAAAACTCGATATTCTTATTGAGCAAGGGCTGGGCAGTTCCCTTCAAATTGAGGATGCCGAATATGTGCTGGCAGGGGCCATTTGCCAGTGCCGGGAAACTATTTTAAAAAATGCGGATATTATTATATCCATTAACCATACTTTTAGCGAAGTGGATAGCAGAGAGGGGGTTTGTTTCATTGGTATTTTTAACCCCCTCTTTCATAAATCGGCACTTGCTCTTTACCAAGCCCGGGCAGCTACCGTTTACAGTCTCGACCTCTTGCCAAGAACCTCTTTGGCGCAGTCTATGGATGTGCTTTCATCTATGGCTTCCCTCGCGGGCTATAAAGCCGTATTAAAGGCTGCCGAAATGTTTAAGGGTGTTTTCCCAATGTTCACCACAGCGGCAGGCACTTTGACCCCCGTAAAAATCTTGGTTCTGGGTGCGGGAGTTGCCGGATTACAGGCCATAGCTACCGCCCGAAGGTTGGGGGCCGTAGTGGAAGCTTTTGATGTGCGGAAGTCCGCTGGGGAAGAAGTGCGGAGTCTTGGCGCAACCTTTATTGAAGTGGATGGATACACCGAATCTGCTACCGCAGGAGGATATGCCGTGGAACAAAGTGAGGAATATCAACACCAACAAAAAGAATTGATCCACACCCACATTCTTTCCTCAAATATTGTAATCAGCACTGCAAATATTCCTGGTAAAAAGGCTCCCTTATTAATAGAAACCCGTTCTGTGGAAGCCATGCGCCCCGGCAGTATTATAATAGATATGGCAGCCGAGCAAGGAGGCAATTGCGAACTTTCAAAAAATAAGGAATTGGTGCACCATAATGGAGTTGCCATTCTGGGGCATTCAAATCTTTCTTCAGAAATTCCAACAGCAGCCTCACTACTGCTTTCCAATAATTACTATGCGTTTTTAAAGTATATGGCGAATTCAGAAGACCCTACAAAAGATCCATTGCTTTCGGCCTGCAAGTTAATGCAAAGGGGCAACTGGACGCATCCTCATTTTATCAAAAACTTACAAACTGCCTAA
- a CDS encoding Glu/Leu/Phe/Val family dehydrogenase — MINGQTVEKPKTVKKGMLDNVLEQFNTAADQIQLNPNVRKILGITNTEIIINFPVRMDNGEVEVFTGYRVQHNNALGPYKGGLRYHPTVDIDAARALAMWMTWKTSLAGLPYGGAKGGIQIDPSKYSKNELERITRRFTYALGENIGPEHDIPAPDVNTNDQTMAWIADTYMSTKNTSERSKNQHVVTGKPVGSGGLEGRDRATGYGVFLTIKFWAEKNNESLEGKKYIVQGFGNVGYWTAHFLEQEGAILVGVQDAFGSLQNKEGIKVEDLFNYGKANNGSIVGFPEAFALEGKDFFALDCDICIPAALGNQITLHNAKSIKAKLIAEGANGPTDVEGEKILLQRGITIIPDIMCNSGGVIGSYFEWLQNRNGELWQMDEILEKLEKKLRNTFKKVIAYSEENEMDMRTAAYCIAIERIEKAYILRGIFP, encoded by the coding sequence ATGATAAACGGTCAAACAGTGGAAAAACCCAAAACTGTAAAAAAAGGAATGTTGGACAATGTGTTGGAACAATTCAATACTGCCGCCGACCAGATTCAATTGAACCCCAACGTTCGCAAAATCCTCGGCATTACCAATACTGAAATTATAATCAATTTTCCCGTACGCATGGATAATGGCGAGGTGGAAGTATTTACGGGCTATAGAGTACAGCATAACAATGCACTCGGGCCTTATAAAGGCGGACTTCGTTACCACCCTACGGTTGATATAGACGCCGCACGCGCCTTGGCCATGTGGATGACTTGGAAAACCTCATTGGCAGGCTTGCCTTATGGGGGTGCAAAAGGTGGAATCCAGATAGATCCCTCCAAATATTCCAAAAACGAATTGGAACGTATTACCCGACGGTTCACGTATGCATTAGGTGAGAATATTGGGCCGGAGCACGATATTCCAGCACCGGATGTAAATACGAACGACCAGACCATGGCGTGGATTGCAGATACGTATATGAGTACGAAAAACACCAGTGAGCGTAGTAAGAATCAACATGTTGTTACGGGCAAACCCGTTGGCAGTGGTGGACTGGAAGGTCGCGACCGCGCTACAGGATATGGGGTGTTTTTGACCATTAAATTTTGGGCCGAGAAAAACAACGAAAGTCTAGAAGGAAAAAAATATATTGTGCAAGGCTTTGGAAACGTGGGGTACTGGACTGCCCATTTTCTTGAGCAAGAAGGAGCTATATTGGTAGGCGTACAGGATGCCTTTGGAAGTCTTCAAAACAAAGAGGGGATAAAGGTGGAGGATCTTTTCAACTATGGAAAAGCAAACAATGGCAGCATTGTAGGTTTCCCCGAGGCTTTTGCTTTAGAAGGAAAAGACTTCTTTGCACTGGACTGCGACATCTGTATTCCCGCAGCATTGGGTAACCAGATTACCCTTCACAATGCAAAATCAATAAAAGCAAAGTTAATAGCCGAAGGAGCCAATGGCCCCACTGATGTGGAAGGCGAAAAAATATTGCTACAGCGCGGCATCACTATTATTCCAGATATAATGTGCAATTCCGGCGGGGTGATTGGCAGTTATTTTGAGTGGCTTCAAAACCGTAACGGGGAGTTGTGGCAAATGGACGAGATACTGGAAAAACTTGAGAAAAAACTTCGAAACACTTTCAAGAAGGTAATTGCTTATTCTGAAGAGAATGAAATGGATATGCGTACGGCGGCATACTGTATCGCTATTGAACGTATAGAGAAAGCATATATTTTAAGGGGAATTTTCCCATAA
- a CDS encoding glycosyltransferase family 9 protein produces the protein MKKIFFLHDTFLETPRGAELTIKELMALGERKEYYVAVDFLKNFEETKSKISKTDLVVLNSTSRCHFELDLAKHLLSQQVPYIKVEYDYNFCVRRNILCTVDYNIRNCCNPDKFHLFRKLFSGAALNIFQSPKHYQSHFDFYGEAVANHLIMPPTVDVSQLKPSEEKNEETIPFFGDLNFLKGGHEYVTYAEDHPHINFKVFGKNRLRREMPNNMTFHDPISNTEVLEILGKTKQFICKPVWPEPSGRLAAEAFLSGCEILSNDRIGTFSFDFYPDNFEKAKAEMQQAPENFWAAVAEILNNSENIQAPKLKKVLVYKSYGGLGDIFFAIPAIYKLAKVSEELHFAVAPRLVDFFGKHLKGVKVLSETDARDGESNYDNIYELGNYPAFRGYDLPHALKYPTHKKVKQHAIQHYIDTVSKLHIDIDNHLESYPYFENNKDLDKPYFVIHHGAGFLLKIWPTEKYAVLIEMLAEIFPHLDCKVIMGPDDPDIEKHFSKPLPHVELITGGMVEVGETMAGALFHIGNDAGITHVAGAFNVPSVGIYGPTGPGSWGSFAQHNQLIWGKKGVCNLKCNYDVILNCGHRICLTSVTENRVLEALYNVLQEAYPNYEARLIPNPQASMEFGKKDCLIKLGENELLLEYHSSEMKTEVEKLLTNKISEMPLSGDLKLVADVLLQQKIIFKVPTFN, from the coding sequence TTGAAAAAAATATTCTTTCTTCACGACACATTTTTGGAAACACCCCGCGGTGCAGAACTTACCATTAAGGAATTGATGGCATTGGGGGAAAGAAAAGAATATTACGTTGCAGTGGATTTTCTTAAAAATTTTGAAGAAACTAAATCCAAAATTTCAAAAACAGATTTAGTAGTTTTAAACAGTACCTCCCGCTGTCATTTTGAGCTAGACTTAGCGAAACATCTTCTTTCTCAGCAAGTTCCGTACATCAAAGTGGAATACGATTATAATTTCTGTGTACGCCGAAATATTTTGTGTACCGTAGATTACAACATCCGAAACTGTTGCAACCCAGATAAATTTCACCTTTTCAGAAAGCTGTTTTCCGGCGCCGCTTTAAATATTTTTCAATCCCCAAAACATTATCAGTCACATTTCGACTTTTATGGCGAAGCAGTCGCAAATCATTTAATCATGCCACCCACCGTAGATGTTTCCCAGCTAAAACCTTCCGAAGAAAAAAACGAAGAAACCATTCCGTTTTTTGGCGATCTCAACTTTTTAAAAGGTGGCCACGAGTATGTTACCTATGCCGAAGACCATCCTCATATAAATTTTAAAGTATTCGGAAAAAACCGTTTGCGTCGTGAAATGCCAAACAACATGACTTTCCATGACCCCATTTCAAATACCGAAGTGCTTGAGATTCTTGGAAAGACAAAACAGTTTATTTGCAAGCCCGTATGGCCCGAACCTTCGGGAAGACTTGCTGCAGAAGCATTTCTTTCAGGTTGTGAAATTCTTTCAAACGATAGAATAGGAACTTTTTCTTTTGATTTTTATCCTGATAATTTTGAAAAGGCTAAAGCCGAAATGCAGCAGGCACCCGAAAATTTTTGGGCTGCAGTTGCTGAAATACTGAACAATTCAGAAAACATCCAAGCTCCGAAACTCAAGAAAGTTTTGGTCTATAAAAGTTACGGGGGTTTAGGCGATATTTTCTTTGCCATCCCGGCAATATACAAACTCGCCAAGGTTTCTGAAGAGCTTCATTTTGCGGTAGCGCCAAGGCTGGTAGATTTTTTCGGCAAACATTTAAAGGGTGTTAAAGTGTTGAGTGAAACCGACGCGCGTGATGGTGAATCCAATTATGATAATATTTATGAACTGGGCAATTATCCAGCTTTCCGAGGGTACGATTTGCCGCACGCACTAAAATATCCAACCCATAAAAAAGTAAAGCAGCACGCCATTCAGCATTATATAGATACAGTTTCAAAACTTCATATTGATATAGACAATCATTTGGAAAGCTATCCCTATTTTGAAAATAATAAAGATTTGGATAAACCGTATTTTGTCATACACCACGGCGCTGGGTTTTTGTTAAAGATATGGCCCACTGAAAAGTATGCCGTGTTGATTGAAATGTTGGCGGAAATCTTTCCACATTTGGATTGCAAAGTTATTATGGGCCCCGATGATCCTGATATTGAAAAACATTTTAGCAAACCATTGCCTCATGTGGAACTTATCACTGGAGGGATGGTTGAGGTTGGCGAAACTATGGCTGGTGCACTGTTCCATATTGGCAACGATGCAGGCATAACACACGTGGCAGGAGCTTTTAATGTGCCTTCTGTGGGAATCTATGGCCCCACCGGTCCCGGAAGTTGGGGGAGTTTTGCACAACACAACCAACTTATATGGGGTAAAAAGGGCGTGTGCAACCTAAAATGCAATTATGATGTTATTTTAAATTGTGGCCACAGGATCTGTTTAACCTCTGTGACCGAAAATAGGGTGCTAGAAGCACTTTATAACGTCCTGCAGGAAGCGTACCCCAATTATGAAGCTAGGCTTATCCCAAACCCCCAAGCTTCAATGGAGTTTGGAAAAAAGGACTGCCTTATTAAATTGGGAGAAAACGAATTGTTATTGGAGTACCATAGTTCAGAAATGAAAACGGAGGTAGAAAAGTTGCTTACCAATAAGATTTCGGAAATGCCATTGAGCGGAGATCTTAAGTTGGTGGCAGATGTTTTACTACAGCAAAAAATTATTTTTAAAGTTCCCACATTCAATTAA
- a CDS encoding NAD(P)(+) transhydrogenase (Re/Si-specific) subunit beta, giving the protein MHAIIEIGYLIATLSFLGGLKFMSSPKRAKTGNLIAALGMVLAVILTFFAGTTETVPYTNLIIMVLAITVGTLLGKRLSDKVQMTGMPQLVSLFNATGGGCAMLLGLMEANQIKTEITHFGNQVLLIAGLTTGAIALTGSIIAERKLAGTVKDKRGRAVIFSARILLALLLLLPTLYFLGFIPLDFMAFMYILAIIAMVYGVLFVLPIGGADMPVVISLLNSITGIATAFAGFVYGNKAMIAGGIFVGAAGILLTLLMCRAMNRSLLKVLAGTFKNNKTGQIEEDQQIKEISIPEAALTLSFVQKVAIVPGYGLAVAQAQHICAQLQQLLEKRNVSIDYIIHPVAGRMPGHMNVLLAEANVDYACLKEMEESNENMKQYDAVLVLGANDVVNPAAESNPNSPIYGMPIIRTHKAKQVIVVKRSMNKGYAGVQNELFGMDNCSILFGDAKTTLQDIVNQLKLL; this is encoded by the coding sequence ATGCATGCAATTATTGAAATAGGGTATTTAATTGCCACGCTCTCCTTTTTGGGGGGGTTAAAATTTATGAGTTCCCCAAAACGAGCAAAGACGGGAAACCTTATAGCCGCTTTGGGTATGGTTTTGGCCGTGATACTCACTTTTTTTGCCGGCACTACTGAAACAGTTCCTTATACAAATTTGATTATAATGGTATTGGCAATTACGGTGGGAACATTGTTGGGGAAGCGACTTTCCGATAAGGTACAAATGACTGGAATGCCCCAATTGGTTTCCCTCTTCAACGCTACGGGAGGTGGTTGTGCCATGCTGTTAGGACTGATGGAAGCCAACCAGATAAAAACTGAAATTACACATTTTGGAAATCAGGTATTACTGATCGCCGGATTGACAACAGGCGCTATTGCCCTAACCGGTAGTATTATTGCCGAGCGGAAATTGGCAGGAACAGTGAAGGATAAACGCGGTAGGGCCGTAATCTTTTCGGCGCGGATACTTTTGGCGTTGCTTTTACTGTTGCCAACGTTATATTTCCTTGGATTTATCCCTTTGGACTTTATGGCGTTTATGTATATTTTGGCTATCATCGCCATGGTGTATGGGGTGCTTTTCGTACTGCCTATTGGGGGCGCCGATATGCCCGTGGTTATTTCTTTATTGAATAGTATTACAGGTATTGCCACTGCTTTTGCCGGTTTTGTATATGGAAATAAGGCAATGATTGCGGGTGGTATTTTTGTGGGTGCGGCAGGAATTCTTCTTACGCTATTGATGTGCAGGGCGATGAACCGTTCGCTTTTAAAGGTATTGGCCGGAACTTTTAAAAATAACAAAACAGGCCAAATCGAGGAAGATCAGCAAATAAAGGAAATAAGTATACCGGAAGCAGCCTTAACACTATCCTTTGTCCAAAAAGTGGCCATCGTCCCCGGTTATGGCCTAGCTGTCGCACAGGCCCAACATATTTGCGCACAACTTCAGCAATTATTGGAAAAAAGAAATGTTAGTATTGATTACATTATTCACCCCGTTGCAGGAAGAATGCCAGGCCATATGAACGTATTGTTGGCAGAAGCCAATGTGGATTATGCCTGTTTAAAGGAAATGGAGGAGAGCAATGAAAACATGAAACAATACGATGCGGTGTTGGTACTGGGCGCCAACGACGTGGTAAACCCCGCCGCCGAAAGCAATCCCAATAGCCCCATTTATGGCATGCCGATTATTCGTACCCATAAAGCGAAACAAGTAATTGTGGTAAAAAGAAGTATGAATAAAGGCTATGCAGGAGTCCAGAACGAATTATTTGGGATGGATAATTGCAGTATATTGTTTGGAGATGCAAAAACAACGCTTCAAGATATTGTAAATCAGTTGAAGTTATTGTAA